The Thermoanaerobacterium thermosaccharolyticum DSM 571 region CTCTGAATACCTGCTTAAAGTTGTCTTTGACTGAACTTGGTTGTACTGGTCCTTTGGCGTCTCAACAGTAGAAAATGTGAGAGTCCTTGTAAGTTTTCCTCCATCATCAGATGTTAACTGATATCTGTATGTGGTAGTCGTTTTTCCTGACCTTGTTGACTGGGATGTCGTAAGTTTGCCGTCAAAAACAACAGGCTTGCCTGTAAGAAAGACCACCTCCTTGTATTCATATTCATTTGCAATTCCACCTTCATAACCTGCATCATTAGCATAAACATACGATGGAATTATTATTGAAATAAATACAGCTAGAATAATTATGAGTCTTTTCATTTAAGCTTCTCTCCTTTTGCTACTCTACCGTTATTATAATGCCATCTACCCCGTCTCTTATTATATAAAGGTTGTCTCCACTCTTTAAATCATTTACTGATATTACCTTGTTGTTCTTCACTATAACAGCTTTTGAAACATCGATAGAATCCAGTGATGTATTAAGCTCCCATTTATTATTAAATCCATTCCAATCCATAACATTGTCTAAAGTCAAGACATTTCCACTGCTACTACTTAATACAGCCTTGCTTACTCTGTCAGTGCTTATTAAATCATAGCTTTCAGAATCAGAACTGCTGTTTGTATATATATTTATTGCTATTGCATCATAATTGTCATTATCATATTTATCTTTTCTTGCCACTATGTATACATACCCATACTTTATCAAATCTTTCCCATATTTTTGATTGATAAAGTCATTATAATCTACTATAGTAGGTGTATTTCCACTATTATCTATAATATACGTCTTATCACCTACATAAAAAGTTTTATCATCAATTTTATTCCATTCATTAGCATCCAAAGCATAAGCATTATAGTTTTTGCCTATCGTTATAGAATCTGATGTGACTTCATCAATTTTTCCAAAGGCATAGTAGTATTCTGATGGAGCACTTGTATCCAATATCGATATAAAGTTTGCTGCGCCACCTCTTGAAAATGAAACATACGCCTGACTGGCTTTTGACAGCTGGCTTTTTGGCACCAAAAGCCCATTATCTAATATAATTGTACCATCATTTACGTTTACCTGGCGATTGTCATTTTCATTATCAAACGTTACTAACATGGTGTTTCCATCGTACGTAATGTCACCAACATAGCTCATATTAAATCCACTTTGTATTGATACAAGTGTTGCAGTTTCTGTGCCATAATGATTTTCCAACATTATGTAAGCATCATAACCTTTATATTTGCTAATATCACTTACAGGTATTTTACTGCCATCTAAATAGACAGAAGCACCATCTAAACTATACATAGCATAACTTGATGTGGCACTCCACTGTCCTTGCCTGTATATTTCAACATCCTTAAGCTGTATCTTAGGATTAAATCCAGATACCCCTGATATTGTTCCCCGTATTACCGCTACAGGTTTATTATAATCATCCTCCAAGAATATTTCATCAGGCGTTTTAGTATTTATACTGCTGAAATAAAGTTTTATATACTCTCCTACTTTTAAATCGCTGGCACTTATTGCTGCACCCGTCCCAACAACAGGCATATCAGCATTTACCGTATACGTACTTCCATTATCCAACGTTATTGAAACTTGGCTATTATCTGTCTCTATATCGACTATCTTTCCGCTGTCTTGCCTGTCTCCAAGGCTAACCTGACCATTTTCACTCAAATCAGTGTAAACTACATCTATTCTCGTTGCTGTGCTACCATAAACAGTGACTTTCGCTGTCTCACCATACTTCAAGTCACTGATGGAAGCATCAACTGAATTCATCGTAACCTGTGTATTATTATTGTAGTATATTACATAACTATTTCCACTGTCATCAACTAGTCTAAAGCTTCCTTGCCATATAGAATCAATTGTACCGCTTATGGTTTTTATGCTGCCATTATCAGTTTCCGCAAAGATAACATTGCTTCCATTTGTGTAATACGTCAATCTGTCTCCGTTTGAAATGATTGATGATAATCCTGCCTTTCCATTTTTTAAAACAACAAAATCATAATTTGCATTTGGTGAACTTTCCGCAACTAGCGCAATATCTTGTCCACTGTCATTTTTCAATACATAAGTATGTCTGACACCTCCGTCTACATTATCCCTTTCAATGTCTTCTATATAGCCTTCATCTTTTGTATAGCCCATCATTGCATATGAAACATTAAAAGCTCTGCTTAATACTGCTGCCATCTGCTCCCTTGTAATGCTGTCATTGGGGCCGAAATAGCCATTGTTGTATCCAGACATTATTGAGGATTCTATTGTAGCTTCAATGTAAGGCAATTTGTCAGCATCAAAAAGACTGCTGTCTTTGTACGAGTAAACGTACTGTGCATCTTTCCCATAGACAGGCGCCAGATTTATGCCTTTAGCGATCCAGTTGGCTATCTCCTGCCTTGTGGCATTTTTCGTGAAGTCCAAAGACTGCTCCTGCTTTGACAGAAGCCCTGCATTTTTGGCAACGGTTATAACCCCTTGTGCCCAGCTATCTACCATACCGCTGGAAGTAGTACCAGCAGCACCCGGTACTCCACCAGATGCGCTGTTTTGAGCCACTTGCACATCTTTCTCTTTCCCCATAAGTCTAAGTATCATAGCAAGAGCTTCTTCTCTTTTCAACTTGTTTTTTGGATAATAAAGTCCACTTCCATTGCCTCGTACTACAGACAATGCTGTCATTCTCATTATATCGCCTTTTGCAAAGCTACTATCTATATCATTGTAGGACATGTTTTTAAAAGTAGCTGTTGCATTGTTTACTCCATTGTACATTGTAGATCCTGATACAAAACTAAAATTTAAAATAACAATAAGTAAAAATACAACAATAAAACTTATGCTTAACTTTCTCATTTTACATACCTCTCTATTAAGTAAAATTCACAACAGCATATCTACCTGTATGTATAGCATTTACCAATGCATACTGCAATGCAGAATAAACATTCGGATAATATTCAGTAGTATCGTCAAAATTTTTGACAGACAATGTACCGCTTTTTACCACTCTATTGCCGTAGTAATTTATTTTAATATTTACAGGTTGCTTAAAACTACTCATATGTGTAACGCTGCTTCCATCTATCTCATCGTAGCTTATCTGATAGACGTCAGATACAATGCTGCCTGACTTCCCAAGGTTTTTGTTTAAATCATCTATTGTCTTGCCATCAAGTAATTTTACGGTAATCCTGTCAATGTTAGAAGTAAGGTTTAAAGCTTGTGGTGTAAAATCCATGCTAAAGTTAGGCGCCCTAAGACTTATTTTGCAGTTTTTATTGCTAAAACTTTCTGGCACATTTATGACCCACGTATTTGTATTTTTGTATTTGTAGTCTGTTAAATCTATTAGATATGCGCTTTTACTTGCCGCATCATCTCCAAGTGTTATATAAACTACGTTACCTGATATATTCATAGTTGTATTGCCTACTTTATCTGGCACACCAATATCGTACTCAGAGTTGTCAGAGGAATCGGTATATGCACTGTCGCTGGCTGTAAATTGGCTGTTCCCTTTGTCATTGATAGCTCTCATTTTAAAATCATAAAGTGTATTTGAACTTAGCCCATCAACATAGTACTCAAGTTTATCTGTAGACGCAATAAACGAATAATTATCGTCACTATGCTTTTTGCCATATATTTCATAAAGCTTTGCGCCATTTACAGCATTCCAATGTAAATATATTGTATGATCGTTTCCTCTAATTTCTTCAGCATAAAATCCGGATGGATTGTCTGGTGCTGTCTGAACATACGTAAATCCGCCTGCAAGCACTCCCTGTGCACCGTCTGAATTAAATACTATAATATCAACCTTTCCGGCTTCATGTGGAGGTGTAATAACAGTTATCTCTTTATAACTTTTAACAATTACACTTTCTGCTTCTTTACCACCAAATTTCACTGTAAGCCCACTTTTAAAATTGTCACCTGTTATTGTCACAGTATCACCGCCAACTGTAGAGCCTGTATTAGGCGTTATAGATGTTATTACAGGGCTGGCACCTGTCTTTATATATGTATATGCACCTTTCAATGTAAAACTTGCACCATCATCATTAAGCACCTTTACATCTACAGGTATATTTAAAAATTTTTCATCTGCGGCAGGTGTCTTCACAACAATGGTAGTTTCATTATTTGACACTATTGTTGCCTTATATTTTTCAAAATAAACTTTCACATTACTTGAAAATTGGCTTCCTGTAATTGTTACTATAGTTCCTCCATCAATACTTCCCTTAGATGGATCTACTTTAGTAATAACAGGTTTTGAAGCAGCTGAAACAAATTCAATGTTTGTCGTAGCTATGCCGCCATCTGGATTCACGATCTTCAAAGTTTTCGTTCCTATATCCCAACCAGCTGGTACATCAAATTTTATCTCACTGCTATCGAATATAGTTATATCCATCATTTCTTTATCATCAATATATACTTTAGAGCCTGGTCTTATAAGCGTATTGCCATCATATATAGGTACAGCAAAGTTAGAACCACTTACAATAACACTTGTAATACTATTAACGTCAACTTCTGGTGGAATTATGCTACTTATTGTAGGTTTAGATTGAACATATGTAAACCCATTGTCAATATATCCTATGCCCGTATCGTAATTTACCACAGAAACTCTTACAGGACCTGGAAGATTTGGAGGTGTAACGACCTTCAATGTACCATAATCAACATATATTACTTTTGTTGCTTTCACATTTCCAAAATATACATCAGGTCCTATCGGATTTCCATCGCTGTCTTTTAAGATATTTCCATTTTGGTCCTTTGCAATCCTGAAATCCTGTCCTATTATTGTAACAGTATCGCCACCATAAGTAGAACCTGTATTGGGGTTTATTTTTGTTATTACAGGTATGCTGTTTGGCACAACATATGTAAAGCCATCCTCCCCATCATGAAGACCATACGTGTAGTTGCCACCGTCGTAATTTATGACAGTAACATATGTCCTGCCCGGATTACCTGGTGGTGTCATTGCCTGTATGGTACTACCATCGGAGCTTACTGTTATATTTGTAGCAAGTTTTCCGCCGATATACACTTCCGCTCCTCTTCTAAAGTCACTTCCTGTTATAGTTATAGCTGTACCACCATTTACAGTTCCTTTATCAGGTGTTATCGCCGTTATAACAGGATTTGATTCAGGAATAAGGTAGTGAAATTTTTGCGGAGATTTTGCAGTAGCAGTATCTGGATTCACAACTGTAATATCATAAAGGCCACTATACTGTAAATCGGGTACAACTGCTGTTATAGTATTCTCATCAATTACGTACACATCATCCATGACTGTATTGCCTATATAAACTGTTGCACCATCGCTATCTCCAATCTTCCTTGAAAAATCACTGCCAAAGATGTAAACAAGCGTTCCTTTGCCGCCATAATTAGGTGAAATACTGGTAATTTTGGGCTTCGTCTCAATAAGCAGGTACTCAAAACCGTCAGTCAATGATGCCGTTCCGCCATCAGATGGATTTATTACTTGCACGATCTTTTTACCTAATGTCCCTGCAGGCGCCACCGCATTTATTACAGTATTGCCTGATGTAACGCTTGTCACTTTTGCCTGAACACCGTCGATGGTTACAATACTTCCACTTTCAAAATTGCTACCTGTTATAGTTATCTGCGTTCCACCTTTTGTAGGGCCTTTGTTTGGATTGACAGACGTTATTGTAGGTGTCTTCTGTGTGTCTTTTATTTCAAATCCATTTTTAAGTGTAACAGTACCGCCTTCTGTGCCATTCTGCCCATCGTAGTTTGTTATTGTTATATCCTGCCAGCCAACAGGGTAAGGATTTGAGGTTACAGGAACCATTGCCTTTATCTGTGTTCCAATATTTAACTTTTTACCGTCTATAATATTTCCGCTATTATCCTGTACACTTATAACTTCAAGATTTATATTCCCTATTGTAACTGTCGGGTATGAAGGCACATATACTCCATTCTGTACCGTCTGACCTACGTAAAAATCCATTCCTGTAATTGTTATTAGATTTCCACCGTATTTTGAACCAAAATTTGTAAATACGCTTGTGATGGTAGGAGCCGTATAGTAATAGTACCCATTTGCCATTGTTGTAAATCCGCGATTCTGATCTGCATCCTTATTGACAACTTTCACATCAACATAACCCAGCACGCTGCTCTTTGGAGTTATGACGGTTACTATTGACCTATTACTAGAATCAATTGTCAAATCCTTTACTGTGGCTAAAGCACCGCCAAAGTAGATGCTGGCACCAGGCCTAATATCAAATCCCTGTATCGTTACGGTATCCCCGCCTGCCCTGCTTCCGCTGTTAGGAGATATGCTCAAAATCTCCGGATTGGATGGAAGCGGATTATACGTAAATTTTTTAGGAGGTGAGCTTTGCTCAGAGTACTGCATGACGACATTCCCATTTGAATCCATTATAGTCGTTTCAACAGTTACAACAACATCAACAGGCATAGACTGCCCCGGAGGATTTAGAGTAATGCTGGGAGATAATACCTTTAAAATCTCCTGCCCTCCAGACGGCACAGAAACACTTTCTATTTTAGCTTTGTTGCCGCCAAAAGTTACGTATAATTTTCTTTCTCTTTTACCGGTTGCATTTTGCCCAGTTACAGGATCAGTATATGTATAATTGCTGTTGACATAAGTTATTTCAGTGCTGTCGGGATTGGCAGTATAAGTAGAAGGATCGTCGCTTCTTTGAAAATTGTATCCCCAAATTGTCACATCTGTATTGCCATTTTCGTAACCGCTGTATGGATTCATATCAATAGCAACTAAGCTATCTTCAACAGCAAGATAGAAAAAGCCATTAGATTTTGTAACTGTATATCCTGTAATTGGATCAACTATATCTACATTGACAGGCCCTGATTTTGAATAAGGTGGTGTTGTAACCTCTATTGCATCCATATTGTCTGTAAGTCCCGGCAAACTAACCATCTGAACATTTTGGCCCTGAATGCCGCCAAACTTGACTATAAGGTCCTCTCTGAGGTTTTCACCTACTATGATAACTTTTGTTCCACCGGACATTGTCCCTGCATTTGGAGTGATACTGTCAATTGTTATGGCAGAGGGCGTTGGTATAATTTTTAGCGCATTCACCAGTGTGACAGTTGAACCGTCGCTTGAAACTATATCTATATTTTGATATGGAAGTGTAGTATCTTTTGGTGCAGGTACTTTTACAGTCATTTCTGTATCGCTTACCACTGTAACATCGCTACTGTTTACAAGGTTTTCTCCCACGTAAACTCTCATACTGCTTCCAAGTGTCGAAAATCCGTGACCGTATATTGTTATCTTATCGCCTACTATAACCTGATACTTGGATAAGCTAGTTATATCTTGATTAACTGCAGATAGCTTAGGAGGACTATACATATTAGATTGTCCACCATATATATTAGTAACGTATATATTGTAAGTTGTGCTGGGATCAATCCTTAAACTGGAAGGTATATCTGAGATTAGCACAGAACCGCTCTGTGATACCACATTTGATGTTTCTCCATTTATATTGCCTAAAGCTATATCGCTCAAATTGCTTCCTTCCATCCTAATAAATGATTGAGGCTCTGATATTCCTGTTACATTTCCATTGGTGTCCCTCGTCACAGTCTTATAATTATCTAGTGCAGCACTTGTTACCTTAGGATTGTCGAGATATGTAAATCCATTTGGAATTGCAGCACTTTGTCCATCGCTTCTATGCACTATAATCATATACGGTTTATTAGGCGAAAGACCCGTTATATTTTTATCTGGAACTTTTGCATATATCTTGCTTTCATTAACGCTCAGTATCGTAAGCTTTGTGCTATCTGATATAGAATCAATATAGACTGCATCAACCTGCGATATCATATTTCCTGTGCTGTCGAATGTCATAAAAGCACTTCCGTCAATCTCTATGTCTGTAGTGGAGTTGTAAGGCCCTTTTGCAGGCGATGCCATCGTTCCGTCATACCGCAATGACTTAACAGCAGTAATATTGGGAGGGCTTGACGCATAAGCCTTCGACATATTTCCTGGGAAAAGCGACACCAATATGACAAATATCAGCAATAATGACAAATATCTTCTCACTCTCTACACCCTCTTTTTCTATAAATATACTTTATATATAATAAACATTAACTTTTATAAATCAAAGTAAAAATTTCGATATTACAGCCAAAAATAATCTACCTCACTTTTTATATCGGCATTTTGCTTATCAATTTTAAGCAAATAAGCAAAAAAAATGCTGCAATAAATGCAGCACACCATATTGGGTTGGGGGTGCAGAATATAAATTAAATTATGGGGAAAAGGGGAATCATTCTTACGAATTTTATTATATTACATTAAAATGTCTAAATAAATAGGACTTAAGACCCAAATAATCAAAATTTTATCAAGTATTTGTAATCTTTTTCTTCTAAATGCCTTGTTTTCAGCATTTTAATTCCGATGGATAAAAAATTATTTTTCGACAAAATATAATAGTATACTGCAAAATTTTTAAAATTTTCAATATATGATTAGCTAAGGAGGCATTCAAATGTCGATACTTGAAATAAACATCGTCCCTGTAGGAACCGGCAGCGCTTCATATTCAAGCTTCGTTCAAGATGCCGTAAATCTTTTAAACAAAAGAGGACAAAAGTACACCGTAACACCTACATCTACAGTTATTGAAGGAAACACGCCAGAGCTTATGAAAGTAGCCGAAGAAATACACAATATTCCTTTTCAAGACGGCGTAATGAGAGTCGTAACAAATATCATGATTGATGAAAGACGGGATAAACCAGATAATATGGAAAAGAGGGTTAATGAAGTTTGTCAATAGCCAGAATAAGCGCAAAAGCGCTTATTCTAGTTTAACTATAGCTTTTGTCAGCTCATTTATGGAATTTGTCAAGCTGTCTAACTTCCCTTCGATTCTCACTAAAAGATAAATGCTTATAACTATCGGAAAGCCCAGATTTGCAATACCTGCAAATATCTCACTCATATCGATCCTCCTTTGAATAGTTACAATACCAATGCTCACATAAAATATAAATCTACCATGATTTAAATTAATATATCACCTATATGATATTGTATCTGATTAATAATATAAAAGCGGGGATATCCCCGCCCTTTTACTTGACTGCAAATTCTTTTTCTGTCGTAGATACAAGGCTGGCACTGACTGCTTCTACTAGCTCGCCGCCACTTGTATCAAATATATTTTTTGAGATTATTGTCTCCATCGCTGTCTTTACTTGATCATCTGTCAATGTTTCAAGGGCATTATCCACATTGATTCTAAAGTTACTGCCAAGCTTATTTTTAAAATTCATCTGAAGTTGAACTGCCACACTAAAACCTCCTTTCTGTATGAATTAGTTTAAATTTTTACTCTTGCGACAAGTCAACTTGATTTATGCGTGTCACAGATTTTACAGGATATGTTTGAAGCCCACTTAAAATTGCAGCCACATCCATGACATCCTGATCCAGTGCAGAGCTTTTAATGTTGTTGTATGTCCTGCTTCTTATGACATCGACGCCTCTTTCGTCTTTTCCAGTGATGTAGGATATGGAAATCCTTGAGCCTTGTGGTGTAGATATAACTGCCATTTTAATACCTCCTTTTACTTTTTACACTTATAATATAGAAAAAGCGAAAAAATCTTACCCATAAAAAAAACAGGAAATTATCATAAAGATAAGTTCCTGTTTTTAATGCATTTACTTTGCCAGCTCGTATATGGCACGGGCATATATCTTAGCATTTAAGACGAGATCATCTATCTCAATGTACTCATTGGCTTGATGGTCAAGGTCCGGTTTGCCCGGGAAAATCGGTCCAAATGCCACCATGTTTTTCATCTCTTTGGCGTACGTTCCACCACCAATCGACAACGGCTCATCTTTCCTTCCTGTCACATCCTCATAGACTTTCATAAGCGTCTTTATGAGGAAATGATCTTTAGGGAAATAAAGTGGCGGCTGATGCATCATGTTTTCTACTCTCATGCCGTATTCTCCTATTTTCTCATTAAATGGATTCATCAGGTCTTCGTATTTAAATGTAACCGGATATCTTATATTTAGTCCAATGGTGCCTTTCTCCTCATTTAAATTAATTGTGCCGACATTAAACGAAAGCTCTCCTGTGTCATCTTTCAAATTTACTCCAAATGTCTTGCCATTTGTTTCAAGCCCTACATTTTTCGCAAAAAAGTCTATGAATTTCTTCACATCATCGTCTTGCTGATAAATAACATTTAAAAACAATATAAGCTGCATTATGGCATTCTTGCCAAGATAGGGGAGACTTCCATGTGCAGACTCTCCGTGAGACTTAATGACAAGCATGTCATTTTCAATACCGCAATCTATATCAAAGCCTGTCACATCTCTAAATCTTTTTACTTCATCTGGAATACTTTCTCTTCGCTTTTCATCTTTGACAACTATTGCACATTCACAATAATCAGGAACCATGTTTGGCCTATTGCCGCCTTTTATGTACTTAATAGCCAATTCATCAGACTTTTCTTTAAAATCTTTTACAACATTAAATATTGTGATGCCTTTTTCTGCATAAATGACCGGATAATTTGCATCTGGAGTAAAACCTATTGTAGGTGCTTCCTCATGCTTTAGATAGTATTCTATCTCTTTTGAACCCGTTTCTTCATTTGTGCCAAACAATATCCTTACTCTCTTACTTAATTTAAGACCGGAATCTTTGATCGCCTTTAAAGCGTAAAGAGAAGCCATAATTGGGCCCTTATCATCTGTTGCTCCTCTGCCGTATATTTTGCCATCGTGTATTTCAGCACCATATGGAGGATAATCCCATCCATCACCTTCCGGGACAACGTCTAAATGCCCAAGAACTCCTACTATTTCATCTCCTTCACCGTACTCAGCATAGCCCACATATCCATCGACATTTTTCGTCTTAAATCCAAGATTATCGGCAATCATGAGAGCTTTCTCTAAAGCTTTTCCTGGTCCTTCTCCGTACGGCATCCCTGGCTTCGGCTCCCCTTCAGTGCTCTTTATTTTTATAATTTCCTGTGTAGACCTCACCAACTCGTCCTTTAAAATATCTACATACTGATCTAATATCATAAATCAGCCCTCCTACCACAATATTCTAATACCATTATAGTCTCTTTCTCTTATGAAATAAAGCAATATGAGGTAAACCTCATATTGCTCAATCCATCTAATCATCATTTCTTAACAATCTATAAGCACCATTCTTATACCTTCTTGAATATCTCCTAAATAAAAGAAGCGCTGTAACAGAGAAAAATACAGGACCTATTACCATCCATATGGTAGACGCATAATCACCTGATGTCATAGGCTCTATAATAGTAAAGAAATTAGCAAATCCCACTATAGCAGCACTTAATATCGTGACTACCATTACAGTTGTTTTGCTTTTAAATACCTGATACCCTTTCTTTATGCTGCTTTTCCCTTTAAAATATGGGTATGCAATAATTAAAAAGAGATAAGGTATTGTCATTGCCACATTTGCCATTAAAACAAGCCTTGTAAAAAATACTTTTGCAATGTCTCCACCAAAAGACACTAAGAATATCATTGCCACTACAATGCCACACTGTACCCATATAGCCACCTTTGGAATTCCGTCTTTCACATATCCTATATTTCTAGGCCACAATTCCTTTGGGGTTCCTTCTATCAACTGTTTAAGAGGCGTATACGTCAATGTAAAAAACGCACCGATAAGTGCTAAGAACATTGACATACCAACGATTCTTGCAACCCAATTGCCTATGACAACAGCAGTTGCCTGTCCCATTCCGAGGCTTAGGCCAAGCTGATATCCCAAATTGTTCATAATGACATATGCCACGTTTGCCAGATTTATCTTATCAGAAGATAATACATCCTTCCAGTTTGTAAAAATACCTATCAAAAATATCCCCAATGAATATCCAATTGATATTATTGTAGCAGCTATCATCATACCTCTAGGAAATGTCTTTTCTGCATTCTCTGTCTGGTCAACAACGCCACCTACTACTTCTGTCCCACCGTATGCAAATATAGCAAAAACCACAAACGACAAAACAGAAAGAGGTGTCGTATACGAAGGATTCGGTGATGTTATAAATGATCCAATGCCTGTTATAGGCTCTTTAAACTTTCCACCCGTCGCTATAAAGACTATAACCGATCCAATCAA contains the following coding sequences:
- the pepV gene encoding dipeptidase PepV, with the protein product MILDQYVDILKDELVRSTQEIIKIKSTEGEPKPGMPYGEGPGKALEKALMIADNLGFKTKNVDGYVGYAEYGEGDEIVGVLGHLDVVPEGDGWDYPPYGAEIHDGKIYGRGATDDKGPIMASLYALKAIKDSGLKLSKRVRILFGTNEETGSKEIEYYLKHEEAPTIGFTPDANYPVIYAEKGITIFNVVKDFKEKSDELAIKYIKGGNRPNMVPDYCECAIVVKDEKRRESIPDEVKRFRDVTGFDIDCGIENDMLVIKSHGESAHGSLPYLGKNAIMQLILFLNVIYQQDDDVKKFIDFFAKNVGLETNGKTFGVNLKDDTGELSFNVGTINLNEEKGTIGLNIRYPVTFKYEDLMNPFNEKIGEYGMRVENMMHQPPLYFPKDHFLIKTLMKVYEDVTGRKDEPLSIGGGTYAKEMKNMVAFGPIFPGKPDLDHQANEYIEIDDLVLNAKIYARAIYELAK
- the yjeM gene encoding glutamate/gamma-aminobutyrate family transporter YjeM; translation: MATKENARRKLSQISLILMIFTSVFGFTNMPRSFYLMGYGAIPWYILSGITFFIPYAFMMAEYGAAFKEESGGIYTWMEKSVGPLYAFTGTFMWYASYVVWLVNICSTIWIPLSNAIFGSDKTSELHFLGLNSTQTLGMLGIMLIIVITFVASKGLSGVSKVASIGGTAILLLNVVLLIGSVIVFIATGGKFKEPITGIGSFITSPNPSYTTPLSVLSFVVFAIFAYGGTEVVGGVVDQTENAEKTFPRGMMIAATIISIGYSLGIFLIGIFTNWKDVLSSDKINLANVAYVIMNNLGYQLGLSLGMGQATAVVIGNWVARIVGMSMFLALIGAFFTLTYTPLKQLIEGTPKELWPRNIGYVKDGIPKVAIWVQCGIVVAMIFLVSFGGDIAKVFFTRLVLMANVAMTIPYLFLIIAYPYFKGKSSIKKGYQVFKSKTTVMVVTILSAAIVGFANFFTIIEPMTSGDYASTIWMVIGPVFFSVTALLLFRRYSRRYKNGAYRLLRNDD